In a single window of the Candidatus Sulfotelmatobacter sp. genome:
- a CDS encoding HD domain-containing phosphohydrolase, whose amino-acid sequence MSDLHVHDSDAAPNDSVRVSEVLSALSFALDLTEGQPMGHALRTCLISQTIAQQFGLSIRQRTDLFYAALLKDVGCSSNAARVFELFGGDDREAKSARMRVDWANYAKAVRFGLAHASPGGSWLERAKRIASLARRGPSVAGELVAIRCAQGATIVRSLGFSAGVIAAVESLEEHWDGHGQPRGLSGEQVPLLGRILCLAQSLEVFAMVEGPRAALAMADARSGRWFDPTLVKLTHEMGPSLESWCGLSERDLGDAVRASEPGDASLLAGPEALDRIALAFAGVVDAKSPYTAAHSYRVTEIALAIGRKLGFDEPSLRQFKRAALLHDIGKLSLPNSILDKPGPLSPAEWEAVKLHPYYTLRVLLHVRGFKPIAQIAASHHERLDGRGYFRGLKGDQFPLVAQVLATADQFDALSTARPYRPALPEETALKILEKDRDVSVSGECIDALTHVIPGLAEPAEEERSLPLPSALESGIELDEEHRRAA is encoded by the coding sequence GTGAGCGACCTTCACGTGCACGACTCCGACGCCGCGCCCAACGACTCGGTGCGCGTCTCCGAAGTGCTCTCGGCGCTGTCCTTCGCCCTCGACCTCACCGAAGGCCAGCCGATGGGCCACGCCCTGCGCACCTGTCTGATTTCCCAGACGATTGCGCAGCAGTTCGGCCTCTCGATCCGGCAGCGCACCGATCTGTTCTACGCGGCGCTCCTGAAGGACGTGGGCTGTTCGAGCAACGCCGCCCGCGTCTTCGAGCTGTTCGGCGGCGACGATCGCGAAGCGAAAAGCGCTCGCATGCGCGTGGACTGGGCCAACTACGCGAAGGCGGTGCGCTTCGGCCTGGCCCACGCCTCGCCCGGGGGCTCCTGGCTCGAGCGCGCCAAGCGCATCGCCAGCCTGGCGCGGCGCGGCCCGTCGGTGGCCGGCGAGCTGGTGGCGATCCGCTGCGCCCAGGGCGCCACCATCGTGCGCAGCCTGGGCTTCAGCGCCGGCGTGATCGCCGCGGTGGAGTCCCTCGAAGAGCACTGGGACGGCCACGGCCAGCCGCGCGGACTCTCGGGCGAGCAGGTCCCGCTGCTCGGCCGCATTCTGTGCCTGGCGCAATCACTCGAGGTGTTCGCGATGGTCGAGGGCCCGCGCGCTGCGCTGGCGATGGCCGACGCGCGCAGCGGCCGCTGGTTCGATCCGACGCTGGTCAAGCTCACCCACGAAATGGGGCCGTCGCTCGAATCGTGGTGCGGCTTGAGCGAGCGCGACCTGGGCGACGCGGTGCGCGCGAGCGAGCCCGGCGACGCCTCGTTGCTCGCCGGCCCCGAGGCGCTCGACCGCATCGCGCTGGCCTTCGCCGGCGTGGTCGACGCCAAGTCGCCCTACACCGCGGCGCACTCCTATCGCGTCACCGAGATCGCGCTCGCGATCGGCCGCAAGCTCGGGTTCGACGAGCCATCGTTGCGCCAGTTCAAGCGCGCGGCGCTGCTCCACGACATCGGGAAGCTCTCGTTGCCGAACAGCATCCTCGACAAGCCGGGGCCGCTCTCACCTGCCGAATGGGAAGCGGTGAAGCTCCATCCGTATTACACGCTGCGCGTGCTGCTCCACGTGCGCGGCTTCAAGCCGATCGCCCAGATCGCGGCCTCGCACCACGAGCGGCTGGACGGCCGGGGATACTTCCGCGGATTGAAGGGCGATCAGTTCCCGCTGGTGGCGCAGGTGCTCGCGACCGCCGATCAGTTCGACGCGCTCTCGACCGCGCGCCCCTATCGCCCGGCGCTGCCCGAGGAGACCGCGCTCAAGATCCTCGAGAAGGATCGCGACGTCTCGGTGAGCGGCGAGTGCATCGACGCGCTGACCCACGTGATCCCGGGGCTCGCCGAGCCGGCCGAGGAAGAGCGCTCGCTCCCGCTGCCGAGCGCGCTCGAGAGCGGCATCGAGCTCGACGAGGAGCATCGCCGGGCGGCGTAG
- a CDS encoding succinate dehydrogenase/fumarate reductase iron-sulfur subunit, translated as MSGGANGAREVTLKVYRGDAAGGEEVEYQVPVETGMVVLDAVHWIQAHRAPDLAVRWNCKAAKCGSCSAEVNGKPALMCKSRLDHFPAGETIRVRPMKTFPIVKDLVTDVSWNYEVNKRIAPFTPKPDTEWKWQQSDIDRVQEFRKCIECFLCQNVCHVLRTHELKSEFAGPRFFVRVAGLEMHPMDGADRLKFLKDEGGIGYCNITKCCTEVCPESIHITDNAIIPLKERVVDRFYDPVAKLLRVFSGGK; from the coding sequence ATGAGCGGCGGAGCGAACGGCGCGCGCGAGGTGACCCTCAAGGTCTACCGCGGCGACGCCGCGGGCGGCGAAGAGGTCGAATACCAGGTCCCGGTCGAGACCGGCATGGTGGTGCTGGACGCGGTGCACTGGATCCAGGCGCACCGGGCGCCCGATCTCGCGGTGCGCTGGAACTGCAAGGCCGCCAAGTGCGGCTCGTGCAGCGCCGAGGTCAACGGCAAGCCGGCGCTGATGTGCAAGTCGCGGCTCGACCACTTCCCGGCCGGCGAAACCATTCGCGTGCGGCCGATGAAGACCTTCCCGATCGTGAAGGACCTGGTCACCGACGTGTCGTGGAACTACGAGGTCAACAAGCGAATCGCGCCGTTCACGCCGAAGCCCGACACCGAGTGGAAGTGGCAGCAGAGCGACATCGATCGCGTGCAGGAATTCCGCAAGTGCATCGAGTGCTTCCTGTGCCAGAACGTCTGCCATGTGCTGCGCACGCACGAGCTGAAGAGCGAATTCGCCGGACCGCGGTTCTTCGTGCGCGTCGCCGGACTCGAGATGCACCCGATGGACGGCGCCGATCGGCTGAAGTTCCTCAAGGACGAAGGCGGTATCGGCTACTGCAACATCACCAAGTGCTGCACCGAGGTCTGTCCGGAGAGCATTCACATCACGGACAACGCGATCATCCCGCTGAAGGAGCGCGTGGTGGATCGCTTCTACGACCCGGTGGCGAAACTGCTGCGGGTGTTCAGCGGCGGGAAGTAG
- a CDS encoding fumarate reductase/succinate dehydrogenase flavoprotein subunit, producing MQKLEVHEHDVLVIGAGGAGLRAAIEASAMGASVGLICKSLLGKAHTVMAEGGVAAALANVDPQDDWKTHFQDTMKGGSFLNHWRMAQLHAQEAPDRVRELEQWGALFDRTSDGRILQRAFGGHKWKRLAHVGDRTGLEMIRTLQDRGVHQGLEVYMECTITKLFLDGGRIAGALGYWRKNGEFVLFRAKAVVLATGGIGKAYKITSNSWEYTGDGQALAYRAGAELIDMEFVQFHPTGMVWPPGVMGLLVTEGVRGEGGVLRNSKGERFMWKYLPEARRQEYAETEEEAREWLEASVAQRQTQARRPPELSTRDNVSRSIYTEVKEGRGSPHGGAFLDISYLPAERVKRKLPSMYHQFLELADVDITRQPMEVGPTTHYMMGGIRVEPDTAAATVPGLFAAGEAAAGMHGANRLGGNSLSDLLVFGRRAGEGAARYAKSISAAPRVDDAEVEAEIADLLAPFSRPSGENPYDVHRALQETMDKYVGIFREPKDLERALESLEQLKARAAKTGVQGNRAYHPGWHMTRDLHSMLVVSEAITRSALLRRESRGAHSRLDFPNPDPAFGSVNHCAKLVNGAMSVEPTPLPQMPAELKALFDAPKEAPKAKEPVR from the coding sequence ATGCAGAAACTCGAAGTGCACGAGCACGACGTGCTGGTGATCGGCGCCGGCGGCGCGGGGTTGCGCGCGGCCATCGAGGCCTCGGCGATGGGGGCGAGCGTCGGGCTGATCTGCAAGTCGCTGCTCGGCAAGGCCCACACGGTGATGGCCGAGGGCGGCGTGGCGGCGGCGCTCGCGAACGTGGATCCGCAGGACGACTGGAAGACGCACTTCCAGGACACCATGAAGGGCGGCTCCTTCCTCAATCACTGGCGCATGGCGCAGCTCCACGCGCAGGAAGCGCCCGATCGCGTGCGCGAACTGGAGCAGTGGGGCGCGCTGTTCGACCGCACCAGCGACGGCCGCATCCTGCAACGCGCCTTCGGCGGCCACAAATGGAAGCGCCTCGCCCACGTCGGCGATCGCACCGGCCTCGAGATGATCCGCACGCTTCAGGATCGCGGCGTGCATCAGGGCCTCGAGGTCTACATGGAATGCACGATCACCAAGCTGTTCCTCGACGGCGGCCGCATCGCCGGCGCGCTCGGCTACTGGCGGAAGAACGGCGAGTTCGTGCTGTTCCGCGCCAAGGCGGTGGTGCTCGCCACCGGCGGCATCGGCAAGGCCTACAAGATCACCTCGAACTCGTGGGAATACACCGGCGACGGCCAGGCGCTGGCCTATCGCGCCGGCGCCGAGCTGATCGACATGGAGTTCGTGCAATTCCATCCCACCGGCATGGTGTGGCCGCCCGGCGTGATGGGCCTGCTGGTGACCGAGGGAGTTCGTGGCGAAGGCGGGGTTCTACGGAACAGCAAGGGCGAGCGCTTCATGTGGAAGTACCTGCCCGAGGCGCGCCGTCAGGAATACGCCGAGACCGAGGAAGAAGCGCGCGAATGGCTCGAGGCCTCGGTGGCGCAGCGCCAGACCCAGGCGCGGCGCCCCCCCGAGCTGTCGACCCGCGACAACGTCTCGCGCTCGATCTACACCGAGGTGAAGGAGGGCCGCGGCTCGCCGCACGGCGGGGCGTTCCTGGATATCAGCTACCTCCCGGCCGAGCGCGTGAAGCGGAAGCTCCCCTCCATGTACCACCAGTTCCTGGAGCTCGCCGACGTCGACATCACCAGGCAGCCGATGGAAGTGGGGCCGACCACTCACTACATGATGGGCGGCATCCGCGTGGAGCCCGACACCGCCGCCGCCACCGTGCCGGGCCTGTTCGCGGCGGGCGAAGCCGCCGCCGGCATGCACGGCGCGAATCGCCTGGGCGGCAACTCGCTCTCGGATCTGCTGGTGTTCGGCAGGCGCGCCGGCGAAGGCGCCGCCCGGTACGCCAAGTCGATTTCAGCGGCGCCGCGCGTCGACGACGCCGAGGTCGAGGCCGAGATCGCCGATCTGCTCGCGCCGTTCTCGCGCCCCTCCGGCGAGAATCCTTACGACGTCCATCGCGCGCTGCAGGAGACCATGGACAAGTACGTCGGCATCTTCCGCGAGCCGAAGGATCTCGAGCGCGCGCTCGAATCACTCGAGCAGCTCAAGGCGCGCGCCGCGAAGACCGGCGTCCAGGGGAACCGCGCGTATCATCCGGGCTGGCACATGACCCGCGACCTGCACAGCATGCTGGTGGTGTCCGAGGCCATCACGCGCAGCGCCCTGCTGCGCCGCGAGAGCCGCGGGGCCCATTCGCGGCTCGACTTCCCCAATCCCGATCCGGCGTTCGGCTCGGTCAACCACTGCGCGAAGCTCGTGAACGGCGCGATGAGCGTTGAGCCGACGCCGCTGCCGCAAATGCCCGCCGAGCTGAAGGCGCTGTTCGACGCGCCCAAGGAAGCGCCCAAGGCGAAGGAGCCGGTGCGATGA
- a CDS encoding putative sulfate exporter family transporter, giving the protein MSDVTAPKSGVIALLPGLLLAALLATAGFVLADRPWVQQHLHVSALLVVILLGMLVRSILPLPASTTPGLRLAQRPLLRWAVAGLGLRLSLAELGKIGLPALGVVAISCCAALAFGWWMARRLGVPEKLGLLLGVGGAICGASAVVAADSVVQGEKRDSAIAIGVITLFGTIGIVLYPLIGRRFAMNDFVFGVWDGASLHEMAQVVAAAFGKSDEAVRVATVVKLARIALLAPVVFGLSAMMRRRHQQAGQAHVAPVPWFLVMFLVFACVNSLGWIPAPALEQLRRADLWLLCVAMAGVGLQTGFSDLREAGWAPLTAGAVQWLFLAATAYGLSIAFCR; this is encoded by the coding sequence TTGAGCGACGTCACCGCGCCGAAGTCCGGCGTGATCGCGCTGCTCCCCGGACTGCTGCTCGCCGCGCTGCTCGCCACCGCCGGTTTCGTGCTCGCCGATCGCCCGTGGGTCCAGCAGCACCTGCATGTCAGCGCGCTCCTCGTCGTGATCCTGCTCGGTATGCTGGTGCGCTCGATCCTTCCGCTCCCCGCCTCCACGACCCCCGGCCTGCGTCTCGCGCAGCGGCCGCTGCTCCGCTGGGCGGTCGCCGGGCTCGGCCTCCGCCTTTCGCTGGCCGAGCTGGGGAAGATCGGGCTCCCCGCGCTCGGCGTGGTGGCGATCTCGTGCTGCGCCGCGCTCGCTTTCGGCTGGTGGATGGCGCGGCGCCTCGGCGTACCTGAAAAGCTCGGGCTCCTGCTCGGGGTGGGGGGCGCGATCTGCGGCGCCTCGGCGGTGGTGGCGGCCGACAGCGTGGTGCAGGGCGAGAAACGCGACTCGGCGATCGCGATCGGCGTGATCACGCTGTTCGGCACCATCGGCATCGTGCTCTATCCGCTGATCGGCCGGCGGTTCGCCATGAACGATTTCGTGTTCGGCGTGTGGGACGGCGCTTCGCTCCACGAGATGGCACAGGTGGTGGCCGCGGCGTTCGGCAAGAGCGACGAGGCGGTGCGGGTCGCGACGGTGGTGAAGCTCGCGCGCATCGCACTGCTCGCGCCGGTGGTCTTCGGCTTGAGCGCGATGATGCGGCGTCGCCATCAACAGGCGGGCCAGGCGCACGTCGCACCGGTGCCGTGGTTTCTGGTGATGTTCCTGGTGTTCGCGTGCGTGAATTCGCTGGGATGGATTCCGGCGCCGGCGCTCGAACAGCTCCGTCGCGCCGATCTGTGGCTGCTGTGCGTCGCCATGGCCGGCGTCGGACTGCAGACCGGGTTCTCGGATCTGCGCGAAGCCGGCTGGGCCCCGCTCACCGCCGGCGCCGTTCAGTGGCTGTTCCTGGCCGCGACCGCCTACGGACTCTCGATCGCCTTCTGCCGATGA
- a CDS encoding S4 domain-containing protein, with the protein MRFDVLLHELRLYKSRSQAAAAIEEGRALLDGASVKPSREARAGQRITLIEAGRRRSVEILDLPRGGLSKEAARGLVREVAE; encoded by the coding sequence ATGCGCTTCGACGTGCTGCTCCACGAGCTGCGGCTCTACAAGAGCCGCTCGCAGGCGGCGGCGGCGATCGAGGAGGGTCGCGCGCTGCTCGACGGCGCGAGCGTCAAGCCGAGTCGCGAGGCGCGCGCCGGCCAGCGCATCACGCTGATCGAAGCAGGACGGCGGCGCTCGGTCGAGATTCTCGACCTGCCGCGCGGCGGCCTCAGTAAAGAGGCGGCGCGCGGGCTCGTCCGCGAAGTCGCCGAGTAG
- a CDS encoding PEP-CTERM sorting domain-containing protein: MKKWLLTLAVLAILASPALAYVQSGHLLSNSQGNGAAARASRVPSWIESHGPLTQPGAPNVDPPVMPFGEGPSRPIPEPGTMALASLGLLALGVSRARRRGH; encoded by the coding sequence ATGAAGAAGTGGCTTCTCACTCTCGCGGTCCTGGCGATCCTCGCGTCGCCGGCTCTCGCCTACGTCCAGAGCGGACATCTCCTCTCGAATTCCCAGGGAAACGGCGCGGCGGCTCGTGCCAGCCGGGTTCCTTCATGGATCGAGAGCCACGGCCCGCTGACCCAGCCCGGGGCTCCGAATGTGGATCCGCCGGTGATGCCGTTCGGCGAAGGTCCGAGCCGTCCGATCCCGGAGCCGGGCACCATGGCTCTCGCTTCTCTCGGTCTTCTTGCGCTCGGGGTCTCCAGGGCCCGGCGCCGCGGGCACTGA
- a CDS encoding FlgD immunoglobulin-like domain containing protein produces MAPVRGLRRTRISIGLAALLLVALAPAAFALRIVDYNITNYGAVGTFNFPARQPYFRTIFAPLNADIVVVQEMRAAAGVDSFRNNVLNVNEPGQWASAQFFNGNDTDNALFYKPSKVQVLGAWAFYPDPPTNLRLVTVWRLKPVGYSSDQAEFRIYSQHLKASTGFESERLTEATGIRDSMNAMPPGTHAIVLGDWNFYNSSSEPAYSKVQEVQVNNIGRVYDPLNPTLAVQNWHNNAAFVNIHTQCPCVTCPAGSGFSGGGLDDRFDQILPTHNFSTGQGLALLSSTYTVVGQDGLHFNLNINDQPVIPEGQPYADALWNASDHLPSRVDLQVPAKLNASSSPIAFGTFIVGATPPSQTLSVSNPATPPADQLRYSYTAPAGVTTPAGVDSVAPGNTSLDPIGLDTAAPVAVSGNVTLSSGAVDSGTLLIPVSGTVLSHAAASLDSLTATPADSLDFGVHDAGGFTDQLARVHNLGYDALHARLSVSGATITGPDAARFSIAGGFSPALVAGVAGGWNVHFDDTGAPTGTTFDATLTFSCADEPLPGATALPGVSLALHAETTSGSTAVPGDRLPTVTRLYPPFPNPLSGASTIRFDLARPASLQLDVFDLSGRRVARLAEGEFAAGSYSTQWNGRLTSGGSAGAGLYFIRMSGRGVPTATMRLAVVR; encoded by the coding sequence ATGGCCCCCGTCCGTGGTCTCCGTCGCACCCGCATTTCCATTGGCCTCGCCGCGCTGCTGCTGGTGGCGCTCGCACCCGCCGCGTTCGCTCTGCGAATCGTGGACTACAACATCACGAACTACGGTGCGGTCGGCACCTTCAACTTTCCCGCCCGCCAACCCTACTTCCGCACCATCTTCGCCCCGCTCAACGCCGACATCGTGGTGGTGCAGGAGATGCGGGCGGCGGCCGGCGTGGATTCGTTCCGGAACAATGTGCTCAACGTGAACGAGCCCGGACAGTGGGCATCGGCGCAGTTCTTCAATGGCAACGACACCGACAACGCGCTGTTCTACAAGCCGTCCAAGGTGCAGGTGCTGGGCGCGTGGGCGTTCTACCCCGATCCGCCCACCAATCTGCGGCTGGTCACGGTGTGGAGGCTCAAGCCGGTCGGCTATTCGTCGGATCAGGCCGAGTTCCGCATCTACTCGCAGCACCTGAAGGCCTCGACCGGCTTCGAGAGCGAGCGGCTCACCGAAGCGACCGGCATTCGCGACAGCATGAACGCCATGCCGCCCGGCACCCACGCGATCGTGCTCGGCGACTGGAACTTCTACAACTCGTCCAGCGAGCCGGCTTACTCGAAGGTCCAGGAGGTCCAGGTCAACAACATCGGGCGCGTCTACGATCCCTTGAATCCCACGCTGGCGGTGCAGAACTGGCACAACAACGCCGCGTTCGTGAACATCCACACCCAGTGTCCGTGCGTCACCTGTCCGGCGGGCTCGGGGTTCTCGGGGGGCGGGCTCGACGACCGCTTCGACCAGATCCTGCCCACCCACAATTTCAGCACCGGACAGGGCCTGGCGCTGTTGTCCAGCACTTACACCGTGGTCGGGCAGGACGGCCTCCACTTCAATCTCAACATCAACGACCAGCCGGTGATTCCCGAGGGCCAGCCCTACGCCGACGCGCTCTGGAACGCGAGCGACCACTTGCCCTCGCGCGTCGACCTCCAGGTGCCGGCCAAGCTCAACGCCTCGAGCTCGCCGATCGCCTTCGGCACGTTCATCGTCGGCGCGACACCGCCGAGCCAGACGCTCTCGGTCTCGAATCCCGCCACGCCGCCCGCCGATCAGCTTCGCTACAGCTACACGGCGCCCGCCGGCGTCACGACGCCCGCCGGCGTGGATTCGGTCGCGCCCGGCAACACTTCGCTCGACCCGATCGGGCTCGACACCGCGGCGCCGGTCGCGGTGAGCGGCAATGTCACGCTCAGCTCGGGCGCGGTGGATTCCGGGACGCTCCTGATCCCGGTCTCGGGCACGGTCTTGAGCCACGCCGCAGCGTCTCTCGATTCGCTGACCGCGACGCCCGCCGACTCGCTCGACTTCGGCGTCCACGACGCCGGCGGCTTCACCGACCAGCTCGCGCGCGTTCACAACCTGGGCTACGACGCCCTGCACGCGCGGCTCTCGGTCTCGGGCGCCACCATCACCGGCCCCGATGCGGCGCGCTTCTCGATCGCGGGCGGATTTTCGCCGGCGCTGGTCGCCGGCGTGGCGGGAGGCTGGAACGTGCACTTCGACGACACCGGTGCGCCGACCGGCACGACCTTCGACGCGACGCTGACGTTCAGCTGCGCCGACGAGCCGCTGCCGGGCGCGACCGCGCTTCCCGGCGTGAGCCTCGCGCTCCACGCCGAGACCACCAGCGGCTCGACCGCCGTTCCCGGCGACCGGCTGCCCACGGTCACGAGGCTCTATCCGCCGTTCCCGAACCCGCTCTCGGGCGCGAGCACGATCCGCTTCGATCTCGCGCGGCCCGCATCACTCCAGCTCGACGTCTTCGACCTCTCGGGCCGCCGGGTGGCGAGGCTCGCCGAGGGTGAATTCGCCGCCGGCAGCTATTCGACGCAGTGGAACGGGCGTCTCACGAGCGGCGGCAGCGCCGGCGCGGGCCTCTATTTCATCCGCATGAGCGGGCGCGGCGTTCCGACCGCGACCATGCGACTCGCCGTGGTACGGTAG
- a CDS encoding FlgD immunoglobulin-like domain containing protein codes for MSSRTRIPALAVALVALASQLVLGIAPAHALRVVTWNMLQYPDYNLAGRQPSFRTVMANINADVLIAQELLSQAGVDSFQNNVLNVVEPGQWTNSGYASLQTSPVPEGGSIFWKPAKVSVSFVSQLVTGGPRNVLFGRVTPVGYTALSGTFRVYSVHFKADGCSGACDSTTRRLEATSLRSQLNNIPANTNFLLGGDTNIYGAYEGAYVRLTESQSDNDGRGFDPLNMPGNWHTNASYAPFFSQCPCATGCPAGISGGGLDDRFDLFLSSASMTDGQGVDVVPGAYSAYGNDGQHFNWDVNGGGFNNAVGLTIANALWTASDHLPVICTVQLASKIHANSTVNFGPVLIGATAQQNYTVTNNAVTPADSLRFSFAPPAGFTAPAGNFSAAPGGSNVQPLGMNTASVGVKSGTLSLSTNAPDSLVKPAQLSGTVLSHAVASLDSASVVLGGSADFGAHPAGGFAPAEVRVQNVGYNSLQARLSINGGSITGGDGRFSVVGDFSPWLIDGVGHTFEFLFDDNGATLDSTYTATVILNSGDEALPGALPQPDLTVTLSARVSNGSTGVEGGGLPAAIAFLPPRPNPLGSETRFAFDLPRATSVSLAVFDASGRRLANLLEGPEEAGRHELQWAARSDDGRRLAAGLYFVRFTAGGYTRTRRIAVLP; via the coding sequence GTGTCCTCCCGCACTCGCATCCCGGCTCTGGCCGTCGCCCTCGTCGCGCTGGCCTCTCAGCTGGTCCTCGGAATCGCCCCCGCTCACGCGTTGCGCGTCGTGACCTGGAACATGCTCCAGTATCCCGACTACAACCTGGCCGGGCGGCAGCCGAGCTTCCGCACGGTGATGGCCAACATCAACGCCGATGTGCTGATCGCGCAGGAGCTGCTGAGCCAGGCGGGCGTCGATTCGTTCCAGAACAACGTGCTCAACGTGGTCGAGCCCGGGCAGTGGACCAACAGCGGCTACGCCTCGCTCCAGACCAGTCCGGTGCCGGAGGGCGGCTCGATCTTCTGGAAGCCGGCGAAGGTCAGCGTCAGCTTCGTGAGCCAGCTGGTCACCGGTGGGCCGCGCAACGTGCTGTTCGGGCGCGTCACGCCGGTCGGCTACACGGCGCTTTCCGGGACCTTCCGCGTCTACTCCGTGCACTTCAAGGCCGACGGATGTTCGGGGGCGTGCGACTCCACCACCCGCCGGCTGGAGGCGACGAGTCTGCGCAGTCAGCTCAACAACATTCCGGCGAACACGAACTTCCTGCTCGGTGGCGACACCAACATCTACGGCGCCTACGAGGGCGCCTACGTCCGGCTCACCGAGTCGCAGAGCGACAACGACGGACGCGGCTTCGACCCGCTCAACATGCCGGGCAACTGGCACACCAACGCCAGCTACGCGCCGTTCTTCTCGCAGTGTCCTTGCGCGACCGGCTGCCCGGCCGGCATCTCGGGCGGTGGACTCGACGATCGCTTCGACCTGTTCCTGTCGTCGGCGTCGATGACCGACGGGCAGGGCGTGGACGTCGTGCCCGGCGCCTACTCGGCCTACGGGAACGATGGCCAGCACTTCAACTGGGACGTGAACGGCGGGGGCTTCAACAACGCCGTGGGGCTGACCATCGCGAACGCGCTCTGGACCGCCTCCGATCATCTGCCGGTGATCTGCACCGTCCAGCTGGCGTCGAAGATCCACGCGAACTCGACGGTGAATTTTGGCCCGGTCCTGATCGGCGCCACCGCGCAGCAGAACTACACCGTCACCAACAACGCGGTGACCCCGGCCGACTCGCTCCGCTTCTCGTTCGCGCCGCCGGCGGGTTTCACCGCCCCGGCCGGAAACTTCTCGGCGGCGCCCGGCGGCTCGAACGTCCAGCCGCTCGGCATGAATACCGCCTCGGTCGGGGTGAAGAGCGGGACGCTCTCGCTCTCGACCAACGCGCCGGACTCGCTGGTCAAACCCGCGCAGCTCTCGGGCACGGTGTTGAGCCACGCCGTGGCCTCGCTCGATTCGGCCTCGGTGGTGCTCGGCGGCAGCGCCGATTTCGGAGCTCATCCGGCGGGCGGCTTCGCGCCGGCCGAAGTGCGCGTCCAGAACGTCGGCTACAACTCGCTCCAGGCGCGGCTCTCGATCAACGGCGGCTCGATCACGGGCGGCGACGGGCGCTTCTCGGTGGTGGGCGACTTCTCGCCGTGGCTGATCGACGGCGTTGGCCACACGTTCGAGTTCCTGTTCGACGACAACGGCGCGACGCTCGATTCGACCTACACCGCGACCGTGATTCTGAACAGCGGCGACGAAGCCCTGCCTGGCGCCCTGCCCCAGCCCGATCTGACCGTGACGCTCTCGGCGCGTGTCTCGAACGGCAGCACCGGGGTCGAGGGCGGCGGGCTGCCGGCCGCGATCGCGTTCCTGCCGCCACGACCCAATCCACTCGGCAGCGAGACGCGTTTCGCGTTCGATCTGCCGCGCGCCACGAGCGTCTCGCTGGCGGTGTTCGACGCGAGCGGTCGCCGGCTGGCGAACCTGCTGGAGGGGCCCGAGGAAGCCGGCCGCCACGAGCTGCAGTGGGCGGCGCGAAGCGACGATGGCCGGCGCCTCGCCGCCGGGCTCTACTTCGTTCGCTTCACCGCCGGCGGCTACACGCGCACCCGGCGGATCGCGGTCCTACCCTGA